In Flavobacterium lacustre, a genomic segment contains:
- a CDS encoding (Fe-S)-binding protein: MSEVLVVPTMAEMLAQGKQPEVLFWVGCAGSFDDRAKKITKAFVRILNRTNVSFAVLGTEESCTGDPAKRAGNEFLFQMQAMTNIEVMNAYEIKKIVTACPHCFNTLKNEYPELGGKYEVVHHTEFLKSLLDDGRLTIEGGQFKGKRITFHDPCYLGRANNVYEAPRDLIQKLDAELVEMKRSRANGLCCGAGGAQMFKDSEPGNKEINIERTEDALETKPHIIAAGCPFCNTMMTDGIKNKEKEGEVKVMDIAELISNAQDL; the protein is encoded by the coding sequence ATGTCAGAAGTTTTAGTAGTACCAACAATGGCCGAAATGCTGGCCCAAGGAAAACAACCAGAAGTCTTGTTTTGGGTAGGTTGTGCAGGAAGTTTTGATGATAGAGCAAAGAAAATTACAAAGGCATTTGTACGCATATTAAATCGCACAAACGTTTCTTTTGCAGTACTTGGTACAGAGGAAAGTTGTACAGGTGATCCCGCTAAAAGAGCAGGAAATGAATTTTTATTTCAAATGCAGGCTATGACTAATATTGAAGTCATGAATGCCTATGAAATAAAAAAAATTGTTACAGCTTGCCCACATTGTTTTAATACATTAAAAAATGAATATCCTGAATTAGGCGGTAAATATGAAGTTGTTCACCATACTGAATTTCTAAAATCATTATTAGATGATGGAAGATTAACCATTGAAGGTGGTCAATTCAAAGGAAAACGAATCACTTTTCATGATCCATGTTATTTAGGCAGAGCCAATAATGTCTATGAAGCACCCAGAGATTTAATCCAAAAATTAGATGCTGAACTTGTAGAAATGAAACGTTCCCGTGCTAATGGATTGTGTTGTGGTGCCGGTGGAGCTCAGATGTTTAAAGATTCTGAACCAGGAAACAAAGAAATCAACATCGAAAGAACAGAAGATGCATTAGAAACCAAACCACATATTATTGCGGCAGGTTGTCCTTTTTGTAACACTATGATGACCGATGGAATTAAAAATAAAGAAAAAGAAGGCGAAGTAAAAGTGATGGATATAGCCGAACTTATCTCTAATGCACAAGATTTGTAA
- a CDS encoding ABC transporter ATPase, whose amino-acid sequence MYVPFENLPEESKIWIYQSNRKFSDEEFAEIETALQSFLESWAAHGTSLESSYQLKYNRFIILAVNQDVQAATGCSIDSSVEFIQSLEKKYSVDLLDKMNVTFKLGEHIAHKPLIDFKKMVKDKAVTENTIVFNNLVNNIEEFNESWEVPAADSWHSRFF is encoded by the coding sequence ATGTACGTTCCATTTGAAAATTTACCAGAAGAATCCAAAATTTGGATTTATCAATCAAACAGAAAATTTTCTGATGAAGAATTTGCTGAAATAGAGACCGCTTTGCAATCCTTCCTTGAAAGTTGGGCAGCACACGGTACCAGTTTAGAATCTTCCTATCAGCTAAAATACAATAGATTTATTATATTGGCTGTTAATCAGGATGTTCAGGCTGCAACAGGTTGTTCCATTGATTCCTCAGTAGAATTCATACAAAGCTTAGAAAAAAAATACAGCGTTGATTTGTTGGATAAAATGAATGTAACGTTCAAGTTGGGCGAACATATCGCTCACAAACCATTGATTGATTTCAAAAAAATGGTAAAAGATAAAGCGGTTACAGAAAACACAATCGTCTTTAATAATTTGGTTAACAACATCGAAGAATTTAACGAATCATGGGAAGTCCCGGCTGCAGACAGCTGGCATAGTCGTTTTTTCTAA
- a CDS encoding glycoside hydrolase family 3 N-terminal domain-containing protein, which translates to MKIFCIRIGFFFALLFLVTNCGSAKKSIVTLPFERPAISLDEEIYVPHLKSERKNFFKDSDAEIKWVDSIYSQLTLEEKIGQLFMVAAYSNKDTTHVNAIDKLVRENKIGGVIFFQGGPLRQARLTNRYQSQSKIPLFVGIDAEWGLSMRLDSTYRYPWNMTLGAIQDLKLIEKVGEKMGKESKRMGIQFNFAPVLDINTNPKNPIIGNRSFGENKVNVTEKAIALMTGIQNQGIFATGKHFPGHGDTATDSHTSLPTVSFSRERLDMVELYPYKRMFDEGLVSVMVAHLNVPSLELRQNYPTSVSFNVVTNLLQRDLEFDGLIFTDALNMKGVSSFKKPGDIDLEAFLAGNDILLFAENVPLAIEKISKAYQDSLISEERIAFSVKKILRYKFKAGLNNYKPIVIPNLYTDINPVENDALQYQLFENATTVLKNKNEILPIKELANNKIAYVKLGDDTNSSFVTTLKKYTEVTEVSDTNIDSLNVKLKEFNTVIIGFHKSDKAWKSHDFTENELLWLQEIAKKNNVILDVFAKPYSLLPITNFEEIESVIVSYQNNAIAQEVAAELIFGAIDAKGKLPVSINQNFKVNEGLTTEKINRLGFTAPENVGMSTAKLAQIDVLAQKAISGKMAPGIQVLVARKGKVIYQKSFGYQTYEPIMKIDNSTIYDVASLTKILSTLPNVMQQYDQKKINMETTLGTMLPIFNNTDKQNIHFKELLSHYAGLVAWIPFYKGTLNSASRPLEKYYRKIPSEQFSKQVADSLFIRNDYHDTIMKMIVDSKLSLKKEYKYSDFTFMILKDYLEKTTGKKIDLLSFENFFKPLGANKTMYNPLQKTNKTDIPPTEIDTYFRHQTIQGYVHDMAAAMEGGIAGHAGIFSNAMDVAKIMQMYLQKGNYGNHTYFSEQTFNDFNTCYFCPEGNRRGIGFDKPQLGIEGPTCGCASMTSFGHTGFTGTMAWADPDNEIVYVFLSNRTFPNDAKNTLSKENIREDIQKVIYEAIVK; encoded by the coding sequence ATGAAAATTTTCTGTATCAGAATTGGTTTTTTCTTTGCCTTATTGTTTTTGGTTACTAATTGCGGAAGTGCTAAGAAAAGTATTGTAACACTCCCTTTTGAAAGACCCGCTATTTCTTTAGACGAAGAAATCTATGTTCCACACCTTAAATCGGAAAGAAAGAATTTTTTCAAAGATTCTGATGCCGAAATAAAGTGGGTTGACAGCATTTATAGTCAATTGACTTTAGAAGAAAAAATTGGCCAACTTTTTATGGTTGCCGCTTATTCTAATAAAGATACTACACATGTTAATGCAATCGATAAATTAGTTCGAGAGAATAAAATTGGTGGCGTTATATTTTTTCAAGGCGGGCCATTACGTCAAGCCCGTTTAACCAATCGCTACCAATCCCAATCAAAAATCCCTTTATTTGTAGGTATTGATGCAGAATGGGGACTAAGTATGAGACTCGATTCTACCTATCGGTATCCTTGGAACATGACTCTTGGCGCTATTCAGGATTTAAAACTGATAGAAAAAGTAGGCGAAAAAATGGGGAAAGAAAGTAAACGTATGGGAATACAGTTCAATTTTGCACCTGTTTTAGATATCAATACCAATCCTAAAAACCCAATTATAGGGAATCGTTCCTTTGGAGAAAACAAAGTGAATGTGACTGAAAAAGCGATTGCTTTGATGACTGGAATTCAGAATCAAGGTATTTTTGCTACCGGAAAACATTTTCCCGGACATGGTGATACTGCAACAGATTCACATACGAGTTTGCCAACAGTTAGCTTTTCTCGTGAACGCCTTGATATGGTTGAGTTGTATCCCTACAAAAGAATGTTCGATGAAGGATTAGTTTCGGTAATGGTCGCACATTTGAATGTTCCGAGTTTAGAATTACGTCAAAATTATCCAACATCAGTTTCGTTCAATGTAGTCACTAATTTGCTTCAAAGAGATTTAGAATTTGACGGTTTAATTTTTACCGATGCTCTAAATATGAAAGGTGTAAGTAGTTTCAAAAAGCCCGGAGATATAGATTTAGAAGCTTTCTTGGCAGGAAATGATATTTTACTTTTTGCAGAGAATGTTCCTTTGGCGATTGAAAAAATTTCTAAAGCGTATCAAGACAGCCTTATTTCGGAGGAACGAATTGCTTTTTCTGTAAAGAAGATTTTGCGTTATAAATTTAAAGCGGGTTTAAATAATTACAAGCCAATAGTAATTCCCAATTTATATACCGATATCAATCCTGTCGAAAATGATGCATTGCAATACCAATTGTTTGAAAATGCAACCACGGTTTTAAAAAATAAAAATGAAATCTTACCAATAAAAGAGTTAGCAAATAACAAAATTGCCTATGTGAAATTAGGCGATGATACAAATAGTTCTTTTGTTACAACCTTAAAAAAATATACAGAAGTCACTGAAGTATCAGACACCAATATTGACAGTCTCAATGTTAAATTAAAAGAATTTAATACAGTAATTATTGGATTTCATAAATCAGATAAGGCTTGGAAAAGTCATGATTTTACCGAAAACGAATTACTTTGGTTACAAGAAATAGCTAAAAAGAACAATGTCATTCTCGATGTTTTTGCAAAACCATATTCGCTATTGCCTATTACCAATTTTGAGGAAATAGAAAGTGTAATCGTTTCGTACCAAAATAATGCGATTGCTCAAGAAGTTGCTGCGGAGCTGATTTTTGGAGCTATTGATGCGAAAGGTAAATTGCCGGTTTCAATCAATCAGAATTTTAAAGTAAATGAAGGATTGACTACCGAAAAAATAAATCGGTTAGGATTTACAGCTCCTGAAAATGTGGGGATGAGTACGGCAAAACTAGCCCAAATTGATGTTTTAGCCCAAAAAGCAATATCAGGCAAAATGGCGCCCGGAATTCAGGTTTTGGTCGCGAGGAAAGGAAAAGTAATTTACCAGAAATCTTTTGGATACCAAACCTATGAACCTATCATGAAAATAGATAATTCAACTATTTATGACGTGGCTTCATTGACAAAAATTCTGTCTACTTTGCCTAATGTCATGCAACAATACGATCAGAAAAAAATCAATATGGAAACTACATTGGGAACCATGTTGCCTATTTTTAATAATACAGACAAACAAAATATCCATTTCAAGGAACTGTTATCGCATTATGCAGGACTTGTGGCTTGGATTCCTTTTTATAAAGGAACGCTAAATAGTGCTTCAAGACCTTTAGAAAAATATTATAGAAAAATACCAAGTGAGCAGTTTTCTAAACAAGTAGCCGATAGTCTTTTTATCAGAAACGATTATCATGACACTATTATGAAAATGATTGTTGACAGTAAATTATCGCTTAAAAAAGAATACAAATACAGTGATTTTACCTTTATGATTCTTAAGGATTATTTAGAAAAAACAACAGGTAAAAAGATAGATTTATTGAGTTTTGAAAACTTTTTTAAGCCTCTGGGAGCCAATAAAACCATGTATAATCCATTGCAAAAGACCAATAAAACTGACATTCCTCCAACAGAAATTGATACGTATTTTCGTCATCAGACGATTCAGGGGTATGTTCATGATATGGCAGCAGCTATGGAAGGCGGAATTGCAGGACATGCCGGTATTTTTTCGAATGCTATGGATGTGGCTAAAATAATGCAGATGTATCTTCAAAAAGGAAATTATGGAAATCATACCTATTTTTCAGAGCAAACATTTAATGATTTTAATACCTGCTATTTTTGTCCTGAAGGAAATAGGAGGGGAATTGGGTTTGATAAACCACAATTAGGAATTGAAGGTCCAACATGTGGTTGTGCTTCAATGACTAGTTTTGGACACACTGGTTTCACAGGGACGATGGCTTGGGCTGATCCGGATAACGAGATTGTTTATGTGTTTTTATCCAATAGAACTTTTCCAAACGACGCTAAGAACACATTATCTAAAGAGAATATCCGAGAAGATATCCAGAAAGTGATTTATGAAGCAATTGTCAAATAA
- the bshA gene encoding N-acetyl-alpha-D-glucosaminyl L-malate synthase BshA produces MKIAIVCYPTFGGSGVVATELGLELARRGHEIHFITYSQPVRLALLNPNVHYHEVNVPEYPLFHYQPYELALSSKLVDMVKLYKIELLHVHYAIPHAYAGYMAKQMLKDEGINIPMVTTLHGTDITLVGNHPFYKPAVTFSINKSDFVTSVSQSLKEDTLKLFNIKNEIQVIPNFIELEKEEKDLHKPCQRSVMANENERIITHISNFRKVKRIPDVIKIFYNIQKEIPAKLMMVGDGPEKEKAEYLCQELGILDKVIFFGNSNEIDKILGLTDLFLLPSETESFGLAALEAMACGVPVISSNSGGLPEVNFDGISGYLSDVGNTDEMAQNALKILKEDAVLSKFKSNALVVAQKFDIKNILPLYEELYHKAINKFV; encoded by the coding sequence ATGAAAATAGCAATAGTTTGTTATCCTACCTTTGGCGGAAGTGGCGTTGTAGCTACAGAGTTAGGTCTTGAATTGGCTCGACGCGGACATGAAATTCACTTTATAACCTATAGTCAGCCCGTACGTTTAGCATTATTAAATCCAAATGTACATTACCACGAGGTGAATGTTCCTGAATATCCTTTATTTCATTATCAGCCCTATGAATTGGCGTTATCCAGCAAATTGGTTGATATGGTTAAACTATATAAAATCGAATTGCTTCATGTGCATTATGCTATTCCACATGCATATGCAGGATATATGGCAAAGCAAATGCTGAAAGATGAAGGAATCAATATTCCGATGGTAACGACGCTTCACGGAACCGATATCACCCTGGTTGGGAATCATCCTTTTTACAAACCTGCGGTAACATTCAGCATCAACAAGTCTGACTTTGTGACTTCGGTTTCCCAAAGTTTAAAAGAAGATACTCTTAAATTGTTCAATATTAAAAATGAAATTCAGGTTATTCCTAATTTTATTGAATTAGAAAAAGAGGAAAAAGATCTTCATAAGCCTTGTCAGCGTTCGGTTATGGCAAATGAAAATGAACGTATTATAACACACATCAGTAATTTTAGAAAAGTAAAACGAATTCCGGATGTTATCAAAATATTTTATAACATTCAAAAAGAAATTCCAGCTAAATTAATGATGGTGGGTGATGGTCCTGAAAAAGAAAAAGCAGAATATTTATGTCAGGAATTAGGGATATTAGACAAAGTGATTTTCTTTGGTAACAGTAATGAAATTGATAAAATATTAGGATTAACAGATTTATTTCTGTTACCATCTGAAACAGAAAGTTTTGGTTTGGCTGCTCTTGAAGCTATGGCTTGTGGCGTTCCTGTGATTTCGAGTAATTCAGGAGGTTTACCGGAAGTGAATTTTGATGGAATTTCAGGATATTTAAGTGATGTAGGAAATACGGATGAAATGGCTCAGAATGCACTAAAGATTCTAAAAGAAGATGCTGTTCTTTCAAAATTTAAATCGAATGCCTTAGTTGTTGCTCAAAAATTTGATATAAAAAACATTCTGCCTTTGTATGAAGAATTATATCATAAAGCAATAAACAAATTTGTATAA
- a CDS encoding protease complex subunit PrcB family protein: MKKGLLFGLSLILFSCGVSSTKNSEKLPLFEVLTQQSDGGASIRFFEILTEPNEVKMLENDASLKNKIKPTDIEHSNFIVLNMGEKTSGGYTIGIESALETDKNIIVTIKETIPESGSMVTQAFTNPFCVVRINSKKEIIIK; this comes from the coding sequence ATGAAGAAAGGACTTTTATTCGGATTGAGTTTAATTTTGTTCTCATGTGGTGTTTCCTCTACCAAAAATTCGGAGAAATTACCTTTGTTTGAAGTTCTGACACAACAATCGGATGGTGGTGCCAGTATTCGTTTTTTTGAAATTCTGACAGAACCTAATGAAGTGAAAATGTTAGAAAATGATGCCAGTTTAAAGAATAAAATAAAGCCGACAGATATTGAGCATTCCAATTTTATTGTTTTAAATATGGGAGAAAAAACATCCGGCGGCTATACAATAGGAATTGAAAGTGCTTTAGAAACTGATAAAAATATCATTGTAACCATAAAAGAAACAATACCTGAATCCGGAAGTATGGTAACTCAAGCTTTTACAAATCCTTTTTGTGTGGTCAGAATAAATTCTAAAAAAGAAATCATCATAAAATAA
- the aroC gene encoding chorismate synthase, whose product MAGNSYGTLFRITTFGESHGEALGGIIDGCPSGITLDLEAIQQEMSRRKPGQSAIVTQRKEPDDVQFLSGIFEGKTTGTPIGFIIPNTNQKSDDYSHIKDNYRPSHADYVYEKKYGVRDYRGGGRSSARETASRVVAGAVAKQMLPDIKINAYVSSVGPIYLEKPYQELDFSKTESNPVRCPDEESAAIMEDYIRDIRKQGDTVGGTVTCVIQNVPIGLGEPVFDKLHAELGKAMLSINAVKGFEFGSGFCGSKMKGSEHNDLYNPDGTTKTNLSGGIQGGISNGMDIYFRVAFKPVATIMQKQESLDNQGNITEMTGKGRHDPCVVPRAVPIVEAMAAIVLADFYLINKTYV is encoded by the coding sequence ATGGCAGGAAATAGCTACGGAACACTATTTAGAATAACTACTTTTGGCGAATCTCACGGAGAAGCATTAGGCGGAATAATTGATGGCTGTCCATCAGGAATAACTTTAGATTTAGAAGCTATTCAACAAGAAATGTCAAGAAGAAAACCAGGACAATCCGCTATCGTTACGCAACGAAAAGAACCAGATGATGTACAATTTTTATCTGGAATTTTTGAAGGAAAAACGACAGGAACTCCAATTGGTTTCATCATACCCAATACCAATCAAAAATCAGACGATTACTCTCATATCAAAGATAATTACAGACCGAGTCATGCTGATTATGTTTATGAAAAAAAATATGGCGTTCGCGATTATCGTGGCGGTGGACGCAGTTCTGCCAGAGAAACTGCCAGTAGAGTAGTTGCCGGAGCAGTTGCAAAGCAAATGTTACCGGATATTAAAATAAACGCCTACGTTTCCTCGGTTGGACCTATTTATTTAGAAAAACCATACCAAGAATTAGATTTTTCTAAAACCGAAAGTAATCCTGTTCGTTGTCCGGATGAAGAATCTGCTGCAATAATGGAAGATTATATTCGTGATATTCGTAAACAAGGTGATACTGTAGGAGGAACCGTAACATGTGTAATTCAAAACGTACCAATTGGCTTGGGAGAACCTGTTTTTGATAAATTACATGCTGAACTTGGTAAAGCAATGCTTTCAATAAATGCCGTAAAAGGATTTGAATTCGGAAGTGGATTTTGTGGATCTAAGATGAAAGGAAGTGAACATAATGATTTGTACAATCCTGATGGAACGACAAAAACAAACCTTTCAGGCGGAATTCAAGGCGGAATCAGTAATGGAATGGATATTTATTTTCGTGTGGCTTTCAAGCCTGTGGCAACAATTATGCAAAAACAAGAATCATTAGATAACCAAGGAAATATCACCGAGATGACCGGAAAAGGGCGTCATGATCCATGTGTAGTTCCACGTGCAGTTCCTATTGTAGAAGCCATGGCAGCTATAGTTTTAGCTGATTTCTATTTGATAAACAAGACCTATGTCTAA
- a CDS encoding dicarboxylate/amino acid:cation symporter has protein sequence MTQAETKKQSFFSGLTGQILVAMLLGAVLGIIIHNSVGTEVAQSFSSKIKMLATVFIRLVQMIISPLVFTTLVVGIAKLGDIKAVGRIGGKALGWFFTASFISLLLGMFFVNLLEPGVGLNLSNVDLTTASEVTAKTQSLSFENFIEHIVPKSIVEAMATNEILQIVIFSIFFGLAAASLGDYVKPVINALDKTSHIVLKMVNYVMKFAPIGVFGAIAGVFAVRDFQELAITYFKFFGSFLIGISSLWVFLILVGYIFLKSRMTVLLKRIVSPLIIAFGTTSSEAVFPKLTEELERFGIKDRIVSFMLPLGYSFNLDGSMMYMTFASIFIAQAYGIHLDMGTQMTMLLVLMLTSKGIAGVPRASLVVVAATCGMFDIPIEGIALILPIDHFCDMFRSATNVLGNALATSVVGQWEGDDEIETAVK, from the coding sequence ATGACGCAAGCAGAAACAAAAAAACAATCTTTTTTCTCAGGCTTAACAGGACAAATTTTGGTAGCAATGCTTCTTGGAGCTGTCTTAGGAATTATTATTCATAATTCTGTTGGGACAGAAGTTGCACAATCTTTTAGTTCTAAAATAAAAATGCTGGCTACCGTTTTTATACGATTGGTTCAAATGATTATTTCGCCTTTAGTATTTACTACACTTGTTGTTGGTATTGCTAAATTAGGAGACATAAAGGCAGTAGGAAGAATTGGCGGTAAAGCATTAGGATGGTTTTTTACAGCATCATTTATATCCTTATTATTAGGAATGTTTTTCGTGAATTTATTAGAACCTGGAGTTGGTCTTAATTTATCTAACGTTGATTTGACCACAGCATCTGAGGTAACTGCCAAAACACAAAGCTTGTCTTTTGAAAATTTCATTGAGCACATTGTTCCCAAAAGTATTGTAGAAGCAATGGCTACCAATGAAATTTTACAAATTGTAATATTTTCTATTTTCTTTGGTTTGGCTGCGGCTTCCTTAGGCGATTATGTAAAACCAGTAATAAATGCCTTAGATAAAACATCACATATTGTTCTTAAAATGGTAAACTATGTAATGAAGTTTGCTCCAATTGGTGTTTTTGGTGCTATTGCAGGCGTTTTTGCAGTTAGAGATTTTCAAGAATTGGCGATAACATATTTCAAATTCTTTGGTTCTTTTTTAATCGGAATTTCATCACTTTGGGTATTTTTAATACTTGTAGGTTATATTTTTCTGAAAAGTAGAATGACCGTATTGCTCAAAAGAATTGTTAGCCCGTTGATTATTGCTTTTGGAACAACAAGCAGTGAAGCAGTTTTTCCAAAACTTACGGAAGAATTAGAACGTTTTGGAATTAAAGACAGAATAGTTTCTTTTATGTTGCCGTTGGGATATTCTTTCAATTTAGATGGAAGTATGATGTACATGACTTTTGCAAGTATTTTTATAGCACAAGCGTATGGAATTCATTTAGATATGGGAACGCAGATGACCATGCTTTTAGTTTTAATGCTCACCAGTAAAGGAATTGCCGGAGTACCAAGAGCCAGTTTAGTTGTTGTAGCTGCAACCTGTGGTATGTTTGATATTCCTATTGAAGGTATTGCTTTGATTTTGCCAATCGATCATTTTTGTGATATGTTTCGCAGTGCAACAAATGTTTTAGGAAACGCTTTAGCAACATCAGTTGTGGGGCAATGGGAAGGTGATGATGAGATTGAAACCGCAGTAAAATAG
- a CDS encoding Hsp20/alpha crystallin family protein — protein sequence METLVKRNGLFPLVPVNTFFDDLFTKDVFDWTDRNFSSIGSNLPSVNLKETDDHLKIELAAPGMKKEDFKVEIDNNTLLISSEKEEEKEETRKKDNYIRKEFNYQSFFRSFSLPEYIDESKIEANYKDGILHIDIAKKEGGKRKTTKKIAIK from the coding sequence ATGGAAACATTAGTTAAAAGAAACGGCTTATTCCCGTTAGTACCTGTAAACACTTTTTTTGATGATCTTTTCACAAAAGATGTTTTTGATTGGACAGATAGAAATTTTTCATCCATAGGAAGCAATTTGCCATCTGTAAATTTAAAAGAAACAGATGATCACTTAAAAATTGAGTTAGCAGCTCCTGGAATGAAAAAAGAAGATTTCAAAGTTGAAATTGACAATAATACCCTTCTTATCTCTTCTGAAAAAGAAGAAGAAAAAGAAGAAACCAGAAAAAAAGACAACTACATCCGTAAAGAATTCAATTATCAATCTTTCTTCAGATCATTTTCTCTACCTGAATATATTGATGAAAGTAAAATTGAAGCCAATTATAAAGATGGTATTCTTCATATAGATATCGCTAAAAAAGAAGGCGGTAAAAGAAAAACAACTAAAAAAATAGCAATCAAATAG
- a CDS encoding DEAD/DEAH box helicase, with product MLFEDLSLSKSIQKAVFEQGYISPTPIQEQSIPLVLAGRDLIGCAQTGTGKTAAFAIPIIHQLHRIVGSSKKAKQIRALVVTPTRELAVQIGQSFDTYGKYTNLTQLTIFGGVSQNPQVDTLRNGVDILIATPGRLLDLHKQGFIDLDHLHTLVLDEADQMLDMGFVNDVKKIVKLTPKNRQTLFFSATMPIAIRELAEMFLSDPATVTVSPVSSTAENVEQRLYFVEKTEKRNLLYHLIKNENLTDVLVFSRTKHGADNVVKALRKNNIAAEAIHGDKSQNARQRVLDAFKNKEVGVLVATDIAARGIDIDQLPFVINFDLPNIPETYVHRIGRTGRAGNGGIAISFCSKDEHAYWKDIQKLIKVDVKTVIDHPYPWHSGSPEGGAPAQKNNSNRSGGAHKSRKSNASKQNKKRWY from the coding sequence ATGTTATTCGAAGATTTATCACTTTCTAAAAGTATCCAAAAAGCCGTATTTGAACAAGGCTATATCAGTCCAACCCCTATTCAAGAACAATCAATTCCACTCGTTTTAGCCGGAAGAGATCTGATAGGTTGCGCACAAACAGGAACAGGTAAAACTGCCGCATTCGCTATTCCTATAATACATCAATTACACCGAATTGTAGGTTCCTCAAAAAAAGCCAAACAAATCCGTGCCTTAGTAGTCACTCCAACCCGAGAATTAGCGGTTCAAATTGGACAAAGTTTTGATACTTATGGCAAATATACCAACCTAACTCAATTGACTATTTTTGGGGGTGTTTCACAAAATCCTCAAGTGGACACTTTAAGAAACGGAGTCGACATCTTGATTGCAACTCCGGGAAGATTGTTAGATTTACACAAACAAGGCTTTATAGATTTAGATCATTTACACACATTAGTTCTTGACGAAGCAGACCAAATGCTGGACATGGGATTTGTAAATGATGTCAAAAAAATTGTAAAGCTTACACCAAAAAACAGACAAACACTCTTTTTCTCTGCAACAATGCCAATTGCTATCAGAGAACTTGCAGAAATGTTCTTAAGTGATCCAGCAACCGTGACCGTTTCTCCAGTATCCTCAACTGCTGAAAACGTTGAACAGCGCCTTTATTTTGTTGAAAAAACAGAAAAAAGAAATTTGTTATATCATTTAATAAAAAATGAAAATCTGACTGATGTTTTAGTCTTTTCAAGAACCAAACACGGAGCTGATAATGTTGTAAAAGCATTACGCAAAAATAATATCGCAGCCGAAGCTATTCATGGTGACAAATCACAAAATGCCCGACAACGCGTTTTAGATGCTTTCAAAAACAAAGAAGTTGGAGTATTAGTTGCTACCGATATTGCGGCTCGTGGAATTGATATTGATCAATTGCCTTTTGTCATCAACTTTGATTTACCAAATATTCCGGAAACTTATGTGCATCGAATTGGGAGAACCGGTCGTGCCGGAAACGGCGGAATTGCTATTTCATTTTGTAGCAAGGACGAACATGCCTATTGGAAAGACATCCAAAAACTCATAAAAGTGGATGTAAAAACTGTTATTGATCATCCTTACCCTTGGCATTCCGGAAGTCCTGAAGGTGGCGCTCCTGCCCAAAAAAACAATTCAAACCGAAGTGGCGGTGCGCATAAATCAAGAAAATCAAACGCATCAAAACAAAATAAAAAGCGTTGGTATTAA